In Rhinatrema bivittatum chromosome 11, aRhiBiv1.1, whole genome shotgun sequence, a single window of DNA contains:
- the LOC115073460 gene encoding ribonuclease T2-like → MGFLCSLLLLWGCTLLFSDALYKDLWDEEEEQKLGFCDWKCMMFVQSWPGSFCVFLGKRFNCVIPLSINDWIIHGLWPSGVRECCNCWHLFRSDLQGLESQLSLHWPSLINQTSFLFWQNEWHKHGSCAGCIETLSSTSKYFGTALKLHTLYSLDSAFQRAGIVPSCDRSYPYKTLSRILLSAFRVTPDLQCAMDEKGREVLVQVKISLYRNFSAGCEDFQGASDPSGSPYRPCRENANIYYFPINRKTPRDPCP, encoded by the exons ATGGGATTCCTTTGTTCTCTCTTGCTGCTCTGGGGCTGTACCCTGCTGTTCTCAGATGCACTGTATAAGGATCTCTGGGATGAAGAAGAAGAGCAGAAGCTGGG ATTTTGTGACTGGAAATGCATGATGTTTGTGCAATCCTGGCCTGGTTCATTCTGTGTG TTCCTGGGGAAAAGGTTTAACTGTGTGATTCCCTTGTCTATTAATGACTGGATCATTCACGGCCTCTG GCCCAGTGGTGTCAGGGAGTGCTGTAACTGCTGGCACCTCTTCCGCTCAGACCTACAG GGCCTAGAGTCACAACTGTCTTTGCACTGGCCATCTTTGATCAACCAGACCAGCTTCCTCTTCTG GCAGAATGAATGGCACAAACACGGCAGCTGTGCTGGCTGCATCGAGACTCTGAGCTCCACCAGCAAATATTTTGGGACAGCCTTAAAACTCCACACCCTCTACAGCCTGGACAG TGCCTTCCAGAGAGCTGGGATTGTGCCATCCTGTGACCGCAGTTACCCG TATAAGACTCTCTCCAGGATCTTGCTGTCTGCTTTCAGGGTGACCCCTGACCTGCAGTGTGCAATGGATGAGAAG GGCCGTGAGGTTCTGGTACAGGTGAAAATTTCTCTCTATAGGAATTTCTCAGCCGGGTGTGAAGACTTCCAAGGAGCTTCAGACCCCTCCGGCAGCCCCTACAGACCCTGCAGAGAGAATGCAAACATCTATTACTTTCCCATAAACAGAAAGACCCCACGAGACCCTTGTCCATGA